Proteins encoded within one genomic window of Platichthys flesus chromosome 17, fPlaFle2.1, whole genome shotgun sequence:
- the LOC133972021 gene encoding LOW QUALITY PROTEIN: transmembrane protein 79-like (The sequence of the model RefSeq protein was modified relative to this genomic sequence to represent the inferred CDS: inserted 1 base in 1 codon) → MSGPGGLISDSIADGAFSPHGSTAEPQVDGGVNPPYEDRRKKTNEEEEEEDELLKKGEDYGDEEEEEEAIISALLEPNTLPWPGDRDXRPQTDNSDGAWSERGGSKPEERDTGFSTGSQDMSEKQSEAEGGRKAKAKWRESMPEGDRWRDDEVEPRRDGDGSQADDEEEEEEEEEAGGGGGESHWMSEKAALGFTPQVTIVHPSGRSPPEESRLFIEKEGEPQVEAYGVAQLHPEWTEQDDQDFPCERGCSVKLLLVLSTVAAALLFPLLVWGGFELLPFEPPLLRSAPLRVVYTLRCSFFAMIPILLGVLVQGVARLRHSEMKPLFQSKLLNREVAVHWHFVNESLALFLFYFLQLAVMASYISQDLLKLVPLLTIMFVFGRLIYWMCLSLGSSFRGLGFGFSFFPILVMLGVNLYYICSSVGPESVFDVEPPTTAPPPSLRWWG, encoded by the exons ATGTCCGGCCCCGGTGGTTTGATCTCAGACTCCATAGCGGACGGGGCATTTTCCCCTCATGGTTCAACTGCGGAGCCCCAAGTTGATGGAGGTGTAAATCCACCATATGAGGAtaggaggaagaagacaaatgaagaggaggaagaagaagatgagttGTTAAAGAAGGGGGAAGATTAtggagacgaggaagaggaggaggaggcgatcATCTCTGCTCTTCTGGAGCCGAACACGCTGCCGTGGCCTGGGGACAGAG GGAGGCCTCAGACGGACAACAGCGATGGAGCCTggtcagagagaggagggtcaAAGCCTGAAGAGAGGGACACTGGGTTCAGCACAGGAAGTCAGGACATGTCTGAGAAGCAGAGCGAGGCCGAGGGCGGCAGGAAGGCCAAAGCCAAGTGGAGGGAGAGCATGCCCGAGGGGGACAGGTGGAGGGACGACGAGGTCGAGCCACGGCGGGACGGGGACGGCTCCCAGGcagacgatgaggaggaggaggaggaggaggaggaggcaggaggaggaggaggagagtcacACTGGATGTCAGAGAAAGCTGCTCTGGGCTTCACTCCACAAGTCACCATCGTGCATCCGTCCGGCAGAAGTCCTCCAGAGGAGAGTCGGCTCTTCATAGAGAAGGAGGGCGAGCCGCAGGTGGAGGCTTACGGGGTCGCACAGCTTCACCCGGAGTGGACGGAGCAGGACGACCAGGACT TTCCGTGTGAGCGGGGGTGCAGCgtcaagctgctgctggttctgtCGACGGTGGCCGCGGcgctcctcttccctctcctggTGTGGGGGGGTTTCGAACTCCTCCCCTTCGAGCCGCCGCTGCTGCGGAGCGCCCCCCTCAGGGTGGTGTACACGCTGCGCTGCTCCTTCTTCGCCATGATCCCCATCCTGCTCG GCGTGCTGGTGCAGGGCGTCGCCCGCCTGCGTCACAGCGAGATGAAGCCGCTCTTCCAGAGCAAACTCCTGAACAGGGAGGTGGCCGTGCACTGGCACTTCGTCAACGAATCACTGgccctcttcctcttctactTCCTGCAGCTGGCCGTCATGGCGAGCTACATCAGCCAGGATCTGCTCAAACTGGTGCCGCTGCTCAccatcatgtttgtttttggcaG ACTCATCTACTGGATGTGCCTCTCTCTGGGCAGCAGCTTCCGGGGACTCGGCTTCggcttctccttcttccccaTCCTGGTCATGCTGGGCGTCAACCTCTACTACATCTGCTCGTCAGTCGGGCCGGAGTCGGTGTTCGACGTGGAGCCGCCCACCACAGCTCCTCCTCCCAGTCTGCGCTGGTGGGGCTGA
- the LOC133972019 gene encoding myocyte-specific enhancer factor 2D homolog isoform X3, with product MGRKKIQIQRITDERNKQVTFTKRKFGLMKKAYELSVLCDCEIALIIFNHANKLFQYASTDMDKVLLKYTEYNEPHESRTNADIIETLRKKGFNGCESPEPDGEDSIDQSPLNDDKYRKTTEDLDVLFKRYGQSTAPQTFSMPVTVQASSQGTLQFSNPGNALVTTSYVTSSSLTDTHLLSPQQPALQRNTVSPGLPQRPASAGALLGGDLNNSNGGCPSPVPNGYNSARASPGLLTVSNGNSLGKVAPAKSPPPPPSPQMVNSRKPDLRVITSQGGKSLMQMTDDELELVNENAQRLAAGAQGAQTLTTPVVSIATPSLLAQGLPFSAMPTAYNTEYQLTSADITALHALASPGGLLPTSWQQQAISQQPQQQQQQQQTQQQQQQQQLNLASLSNLVMWGVDKQSSELCSQVSSLAANLRPVTHIPQGAMLTVNTNSSVSIKSEPVSPGRDHGSACSLPSSNTPSSTSGGAILTAPPQYPGSLLCLEPPTGRSPANSVSSNASSFEGSDRDDTGTGGGGGGPGGAGGGGGSTGSANRSLPPDFSSSSDLLRVSNDPEQEGGNVKRMRLDTWVT from the exons ATGGGCAGGAAAAAGATTCAGATCCAACGGATCACAGATGAAAGGAACAAGCAG GTGACATTTACGAAGCGAAAGTTTGGCTTAATGAAGAAAGCCTACGAGCTGAGTGTGTTGTGCGACTGCGAGATCGCCCTCATCATCTTCAACCACGCTAACAAGCTGTTCCAGTACGCCAGCACCGACATGGACAAGGTCTTACTCAAATACACAGAGTACAATGAGCCTCACGAGAGCCGGACCAATGCAGATATCATTGAG ACTTTGAGAAAGAAAGGCTTCAATGGTTGTGAAAGTCCAGAGCCGGACGGTGAAGACTCCATCGACCAAAGTCCCTTAAATGATGACAAGTACCGTAAAACCACAGAGGACCTGGATGTTCTCTTCAAACGCTACGGA CAGTCGACGGCTCCTCAGACCTTCTCCATGCCAGTCACAGTCCAGGCGTCCAGTCAAGGCACACTGCAATTCAGTAACCCTGGCAACGCACTGGTAACTACCTCCTATGTAACATCATCGTCTCTCACGGATACCCACCTCCTGTCACCACAGCAACCAGCTCTTCAGAGAAACACGGTGTCTCCGGGGTTGCCACAGCGACCAGCGAGTGCGG GTGCTCTTCTGGGAGGTGACCTGAACAATTCAAATGGAGGATGCCCAAGTCCAGTCC CTAATGGATACAACAGTGCCAGGGCCTCCCCAGGCCTCCTCACCGTTTCCAACGGCAACAGTCTGGGGAAAGTAGCTCCAGCCAAgtctccacccccccctcccagcccCCAGATGGTCAACAGCCGCAAGCCAGACCTCCGAGTCATCACCTCACAGGGCGGAAAGAGCCTCATGCAGATG ACAGATGATGAGCTGGAATTGGTAAACGAG AACGCCCAGCGGCTGGCAGCCGGAGCCCAGGGGGCACAAACCCTCACCACGCCGGTGGTCTCCATAGCCACACCGAGCCTCCTGGCACAGGGGCTGCCCTTCTCCGCCATGCCCACGGCGTACAACACAG AGTACCAGCTGACCAGCGCGGACATCACCGCTTTACATGCTCTGGCGTCTCCTGGTGGCTTGTTGCCGACTTCATGGCAGCAGCAGGCTATTTCCCAGCaaccacagcaacagcagcaacaacagcaaacacagcaacagcagcagcagcagcaacttaATCTTGCATCACTCAGCAACTTGGT CATGTGGGGCGTGGACAAACAGAGCAGCGAGCTGTGTAGCCAGGTGTCCAGTCTGGCTGCCAATCTGAG GCCGGTGACCCATATACCTCAAGGCGCCATGCTGACAGTCAACACCAACTCCAGCGTGAGCATCAAGTCTGAGCCCGTCTCGCCTGGCCGGGATCACGGCAGCGCCtgctctcttccctcctccaaCACACCGTCCTCGACTTCAGGGGGAGCCATCCTGACTGCACCGCCGCAGTACCCCGGCTCCCTGCTGTGCCTGGAGCCCCCGACAGGCCGCTCGCCTGCCAACAGCGTAAGCAGCAACGCCAGCTCCTTTGAAGGCAGCGATCGCGACGACACCGGTACAGGCGGCGGCGGGGGCGGCCCTGGAGGTGCAGGCGGAGGCGGTGGCTCTACGGGTTCAGCAAACCGCTCCTTGCCGCCTGACTTCAGCTCCTCGTCTGATCTCCTCAGGGTGTCGAACGATCCGGAGCAGGAGGGCGGAAACGTGAAGCGCATGAGATTGGACACCTGGGTCACATAG
- the LOC133972019 gene encoding myocyte-specific enhancer factor 2D homolog isoform X1 yields MGRKKIQIQRITDERNKQVTFTKRKFGLMKKAYELSVLCDCEIALIIFNHANKLFQYASTDMDKVLLKYTEYNEPHESRTNADIIETLRKKGFNGCESPEPDGEDSIDQSPLNDDKYRKTTEDLDVLFKRYGQSTAPQTFSMPVTVQASSQGTLQFSNPGNALVTTSYVTSSSLTDTHLLSPQQPALQRNTVSPGLPQRPASAGALLGGDLNNSNGGCPSPVPNGYNSARASPGLLTVSNGNSLGKVAPAKSPPPPPSPQMVNSRKPDLRVITSQGGKSLMQMTDDELELVNENAQRLAAGAQGAQTLTTPVVSIATPSLLAQGLPFSAMPTAYNTEYQLTSADITALHALASPGGLLPTSWQQQAISQQPQQQQQQQQTQQQQQQQQLNLASLSNLVMWGVDKQSSELCSQVSSLAANLSVGSPSNLLLGRDEWLGRPVTHIPQGAMLTVNTNSSVSIKSEPVSPGRDHGSACSLPSSNTPSSTSGGAILTAPPQYPGSLLCLEPPTGRSPANSVSSNASSFEGSDRDDTGTGGGGGGPGGAGGGGGSTGSANRSLPPDFSSSSDLLRVSNDPEQEGGNVKRMRLDTWVT; encoded by the exons ATGGGCAGGAAAAAGATTCAGATCCAACGGATCACAGATGAAAGGAACAAGCAG GTGACATTTACGAAGCGAAAGTTTGGCTTAATGAAGAAAGCCTACGAGCTGAGTGTGTTGTGCGACTGCGAGATCGCCCTCATCATCTTCAACCACGCTAACAAGCTGTTCCAGTACGCCAGCACCGACATGGACAAGGTCTTACTCAAATACACAGAGTACAATGAGCCTCACGAGAGCCGGACCAATGCAGATATCATTGAG ACTTTGAGAAAGAAAGGCTTCAATGGTTGTGAAAGTCCAGAGCCGGACGGTGAAGACTCCATCGACCAAAGTCCCTTAAATGATGACAAGTACCGTAAAACCACAGAGGACCTGGATGTTCTCTTCAAACGCTACGGA CAGTCGACGGCTCCTCAGACCTTCTCCATGCCAGTCACAGTCCAGGCGTCCAGTCAAGGCACACTGCAATTCAGTAACCCTGGCAACGCACTGGTAACTACCTCCTATGTAACATCATCGTCTCTCACGGATACCCACCTCCTGTCACCACAGCAACCAGCTCTTCAGAGAAACACGGTGTCTCCGGGGTTGCCACAGCGACCAGCGAGTGCGG GTGCTCTTCTGGGAGGTGACCTGAACAATTCAAATGGAGGATGCCCAAGTCCAGTCC CTAATGGATACAACAGTGCCAGGGCCTCCCCAGGCCTCCTCACCGTTTCCAACGGCAACAGTCTGGGGAAAGTAGCTCCAGCCAAgtctccacccccccctcccagcccCCAGATGGTCAACAGCCGCAAGCCAGACCTCCGAGTCATCACCTCACAGGGCGGAAAGAGCCTCATGCAGATG ACAGATGATGAGCTGGAATTGGTAAACGAG AACGCCCAGCGGCTGGCAGCCGGAGCCCAGGGGGCACAAACCCTCACCACGCCGGTGGTCTCCATAGCCACACCGAGCCTCCTGGCACAGGGGCTGCCCTTCTCCGCCATGCCCACGGCGTACAACACAG AGTACCAGCTGACCAGCGCGGACATCACCGCTTTACATGCTCTGGCGTCTCCTGGTGGCTTGTTGCCGACTTCATGGCAGCAGCAGGCTATTTCCCAGCaaccacagcaacagcagcaacaacagcaaacacagcaacagcagcagcagcagcaacttaATCTTGCATCACTCAGCAACTTGGT CATGTGGGGCGTGGACAAACAGAGCAGCGAGCTGTGTAGCCAGGTGTCCAGTCTGGCTGCCAATCTGAG TGTTGGCTCTCCGTCCAACCTGCTCTTGGGTAGAGATGAGTGGTTGGGCCG GCCGGTGACCCATATACCTCAAGGCGCCATGCTGACAGTCAACACCAACTCCAGCGTGAGCATCAAGTCTGAGCCCGTCTCGCCTGGCCGGGATCACGGCAGCGCCtgctctcttccctcctccaaCACACCGTCCTCGACTTCAGGGGGAGCCATCCTGACTGCACCGCCGCAGTACCCCGGCTCCCTGCTGTGCCTGGAGCCCCCGACAGGCCGCTCGCCTGCCAACAGCGTAAGCAGCAACGCCAGCTCCTTTGAAGGCAGCGATCGCGACGACACCGGTACAGGCGGCGGCGGGGGCGGCCCTGGAGGTGCAGGCGGAGGCGGTGGCTCTACGGGTTCAGCAAACCGCTCCTTGCCGCCTGACTTCAGCTCCTCGTCTGATCTCCTCAGGGTGTCGAACGATCCGGAGCAGGAGGGCGGAAACGTGAAGCGCATGAGATTGGACACCTGGGTCACATAG
- the LOC133972019 gene encoding myocyte-specific enhancer factor 2D homolog isoform X2: MGRKKIQIQRITDERNKQVTFTKRKFGLMKKAYELSVLCDCEIALIIFNHANKLFQYASTDMDKVLLKYTEYNEPHESRTNADIIETLRKKGFNGCESPEPDGEDSIDQSPLNDDKYRKTTEDLDVLFKRYGQSTAPQTFSMPVTVQASSQGTLQFSNPGNALVTTSYVTSSSLTDTHLLSPQQPALQRNTVSPGLPQRPASAGALLGGDLNNSNGGCPSPVPNGYNSARASPGLLTVSNGNSLGKVAPAKSPPPPPSPQMVNSRKPDLRVITSQGGKSLMQMNAQRLAAGAQGAQTLTTPVVSIATPSLLAQGLPFSAMPTAYNTEYQLTSADITALHALASPGGLLPTSWQQQAISQQPQQQQQQQQTQQQQQQQQLNLASLSNLVMWGVDKQSSELCSQVSSLAANLSVGSPSNLLLGRDEWLGRPVTHIPQGAMLTVNTNSSVSIKSEPVSPGRDHGSACSLPSSNTPSSTSGGAILTAPPQYPGSLLCLEPPTGRSPANSVSSNASSFEGSDRDDTGTGGGGGGPGGAGGGGGSTGSANRSLPPDFSSSSDLLRVSNDPEQEGGNVKRMRLDTWVT; the protein is encoded by the exons ATGGGCAGGAAAAAGATTCAGATCCAACGGATCACAGATGAAAGGAACAAGCAG GTGACATTTACGAAGCGAAAGTTTGGCTTAATGAAGAAAGCCTACGAGCTGAGTGTGTTGTGCGACTGCGAGATCGCCCTCATCATCTTCAACCACGCTAACAAGCTGTTCCAGTACGCCAGCACCGACATGGACAAGGTCTTACTCAAATACACAGAGTACAATGAGCCTCACGAGAGCCGGACCAATGCAGATATCATTGAG ACTTTGAGAAAGAAAGGCTTCAATGGTTGTGAAAGTCCAGAGCCGGACGGTGAAGACTCCATCGACCAAAGTCCCTTAAATGATGACAAGTACCGTAAAACCACAGAGGACCTGGATGTTCTCTTCAAACGCTACGGA CAGTCGACGGCTCCTCAGACCTTCTCCATGCCAGTCACAGTCCAGGCGTCCAGTCAAGGCACACTGCAATTCAGTAACCCTGGCAACGCACTGGTAACTACCTCCTATGTAACATCATCGTCTCTCACGGATACCCACCTCCTGTCACCACAGCAACCAGCTCTTCAGAGAAACACGGTGTCTCCGGGGTTGCCACAGCGACCAGCGAGTGCGG GTGCTCTTCTGGGAGGTGACCTGAACAATTCAAATGGAGGATGCCCAAGTCCAGTCC CTAATGGATACAACAGTGCCAGGGCCTCCCCAGGCCTCCTCACCGTTTCCAACGGCAACAGTCTGGGGAAAGTAGCTCCAGCCAAgtctccacccccccctcccagcccCCAGATGGTCAACAGCCGCAAGCCAGACCTCCGAGTCATCACCTCACAGGGCGGAAAGAGCCTCATGCAGATG AACGCCCAGCGGCTGGCAGCCGGAGCCCAGGGGGCACAAACCCTCACCACGCCGGTGGTCTCCATAGCCACACCGAGCCTCCTGGCACAGGGGCTGCCCTTCTCCGCCATGCCCACGGCGTACAACACAG AGTACCAGCTGACCAGCGCGGACATCACCGCTTTACATGCTCTGGCGTCTCCTGGTGGCTTGTTGCCGACTTCATGGCAGCAGCAGGCTATTTCCCAGCaaccacagcaacagcagcaacaacagcaaacacagcaacagcagcagcagcagcaacttaATCTTGCATCACTCAGCAACTTGGT CATGTGGGGCGTGGACAAACAGAGCAGCGAGCTGTGTAGCCAGGTGTCCAGTCTGGCTGCCAATCTGAG TGTTGGCTCTCCGTCCAACCTGCTCTTGGGTAGAGATGAGTGGTTGGGCCG GCCGGTGACCCATATACCTCAAGGCGCCATGCTGACAGTCAACACCAACTCCAGCGTGAGCATCAAGTCTGAGCCCGTCTCGCCTGGCCGGGATCACGGCAGCGCCtgctctcttccctcctccaaCACACCGTCCTCGACTTCAGGGGGAGCCATCCTGACTGCACCGCCGCAGTACCCCGGCTCCCTGCTGTGCCTGGAGCCCCCGACAGGCCGCTCGCCTGCCAACAGCGTAAGCAGCAACGCCAGCTCCTTTGAAGGCAGCGATCGCGACGACACCGGTACAGGCGGCGGCGGGGGCGGCCCTGGAGGTGCAGGCGGAGGCGGTGGCTCTACGGGTTCAGCAAACCGCTCCTTGCCGCCTGACTTCAGCTCCTCGTCTGATCTCCTCAGGGTGTCGAACGATCCGGAGCAGGAGGGCGGAAACGTGAAGCGCATGAGATTGGACACCTGGGTCACATAG
- the LOC133972019 gene encoding myocyte-specific enhancer factor 2D homolog isoform X4, with protein MGRKKIQIQRITDERNKQVTFTKRKFGLMKKAYELSVLCDCEIALIIFNHANKLFQYASTDMDKVLLKYTEYNEPHESRTNADIIETLRKKGFNGCESPEPDGEDSIDQSPLNDDKYRKTTEDLDVLFKRYGQSTAPQTFSMPVTVQASSQGTLQFSNPGNALVTTSYVTSSSLTDTHLLSPQQPALQRNTVSPGLPQRPASAGALLGGDLNNSNGGCPSPVPNGYNSARASPGLLTVSNGNSLGKVAPAKSPPPPPSPQMVNSRKPDLRVITSQGGKSLMQMTDDELELVNENAQRLAAGAQGAQTLTTPVVSIATPSLLAQGLPFSAMPTAYNTEYQLTSADITALHALASPGGLLPTSWQQQAISQQPQQQQQQQQTQQQQQQQQLNLASLSNLVPVTHIPQGAMLTVNTNSSVSIKSEPVSPGRDHGSACSLPSSNTPSSTSGGAILTAPPQYPGSLLCLEPPTGRSPANSVSSNASSFEGSDRDDTGTGGGGGGPGGAGGGGGSTGSANRSLPPDFSSSSDLLRVSNDPEQEGGNVKRMRLDTWVT; from the exons ATGGGCAGGAAAAAGATTCAGATCCAACGGATCACAGATGAAAGGAACAAGCAG GTGACATTTACGAAGCGAAAGTTTGGCTTAATGAAGAAAGCCTACGAGCTGAGTGTGTTGTGCGACTGCGAGATCGCCCTCATCATCTTCAACCACGCTAACAAGCTGTTCCAGTACGCCAGCACCGACATGGACAAGGTCTTACTCAAATACACAGAGTACAATGAGCCTCACGAGAGCCGGACCAATGCAGATATCATTGAG ACTTTGAGAAAGAAAGGCTTCAATGGTTGTGAAAGTCCAGAGCCGGACGGTGAAGACTCCATCGACCAAAGTCCCTTAAATGATGACAAGTACCGTAAAACCACAGAGGACCTGGATGTTCTCTTCAAACGCTACGGA CAGTCGACGGCTCCTCAGACCTTCTCCATGCCAGTCACAGTCCAGGCGTCCAGTCAAGGCACACTGCAATTCAGTAACCCTGGCAACGCACTGGTAACTACCTCCTATGTAACATCATCGTCTCTCACGGATACCCACCTCCTGTCACCACAGCAACCAGCTCTTCAGAGAAACACGGTGTCTCCGGGGTTGCCACAGCGACCAGCGAGTGCGG GTGCTCTTCTGGGAGGTGACCTGAACAATTCAAATGGAGGATGCCCAAGTCCAGTCC CTAATGGATACAACAGTGCCAGGGCCTCCCCAGGCCTCCTCACCGTTTCCAACGGCAACAGTCTGGGGAAAGTAGCTCCAGCCAAgtctccacccccccctcccagcccCCAGATGGTCAACAGCCGCAAGCCAGACCTCCGAGTCATCACCTCACAGGGCGGAAAGAGCCTCATGCAGATG ACAGATGATGAGCTGGAATTGGTAAACGAG AACGCCCAGCGGCTGGCAGCCGGAGCCCAGGGGGCACAAACCCTCACCACGCCGGTGGTCTCCATAGCCACACCGAGCCTCCTGGCACAGGGGCTGCCCTTCTCCGCCATGCCCACGGCGTACAACACAG AGTACCAGCTGACCAGCGCGGACATCACCGCTTTACATGCTCTGGCGTCTCCTGGTGGCTTGTTGCCGACTTCATGGCAGCAGCAGGCTATTTCCCAGCaaccacagcaacagcagcaacaacagcaaacacagcaacagcagcagcagcagcaacttaATCTTGCATCACTCAGCAACTTGGT GCCGGTGACCCATATACCTCAAGGCGCCATGCTGACAGTCAACACCAACTCCAGCGTGAGCATCAAGTCTGAGCCCGTCTCGCCTGGCCGGGATCACGGCAGCGCCtgctctcttccctcctccaaCACACCGTCCTCGACTTCAGGGGGAGCCATCCTGACTGCACCGCCGCAGTACCCCGGCTCCCTGCTGTGCCTGGAGCCCCCGACAGGCCGCTCGCCTGCCAACAGCGTAAGCAGCAACGCCAGCTCCTTTGAAGGCAGCGATCGCGACGACACCGGTACAGGCGGCGGCGGGGGCGGCCCTGGAGGTGCAGGCGGAGGCGGTGGCTCTACGGGTTCAGCAAACCGCTCCTTGCCGCCTGACTTCAGCTCCTCGTCTGATCTCCTCAGGGTGTCGAACGATCCGGAGCAGGAGGGCGGAAACGTGAAGCGCATGAGATTGGACACCTGGGTCACATAG
- the LOC133972019 gene encoding myocyte-specific enhancer factor 2D homolog isoform X5 — MGRKKIQIQRITDERNKQVTFTKRKFGLMKKAYELSVLCDCEIALIIFNHANKLFQYASTDMDKVLLKYTEYNEPHESRTNADIIETLRKKGFNGCESPEPDGEDSIDQSPLNDDKYRKTTEDLDVLFKRYGQSTAPQTFSMPVTVQASSQGTLQFSNPGNALVTTSYVTSSSLTDTHLLSPQQPALQRNTVSPGLPQRPASAGALLGGDLNNSNGGCPSPVPNGYNSARASPGLLTVSNGNSLGKVAPAKSPPPPPSPQMVNSRKPDLRVITSQGGKSLMQMNAQRLAAGAQGAQTLTTPVVSIATPSLLAQGLPFSAMPTAYNTEYQLTSADITALHALASPGGLLPTSWQQQAISQQPQQQQQQQQTQQQQQQQQLNLASLSNLVPVTHIPQGAMLTVNTNSSVSIKSEPVSPGRDHGSACSLPSSNTPSSTSGGAILTAPPQYPGSLLCLEPPTGRSPANSVSSNASSFEGSDRDDTGTGGGGGGPGGAGGGGGSTGSANRSLPPDFSSSSDLLRVSNDPEQEGGNVKRMRLDTWVT; from the exons ATGGGCAGGAAAAAGATTCAGATCCAACGGATCACAGATGAAAGGAACAAGCAG GTGACATTTACGAAGCGAAAGTTTGGCTTAATGAAGAAAGCCTACGAGCTGAGTGTGTTGTGCGACTGCGAGATCGCCCTCATCATCTTCAACCACGCTAACAAGCTGTTCCAGTACGCCAGCACCGACATGGACAAGGTCTTACTCAAATACACAGAGTACAATGAGCCTCACGAGAGCCGGACCAATGCAGATATCATTGAG ACTTTGAGAAAGAAAGGCTTCAATGGTTGTGAAAGTCCAGAGCCGGACGGTGAAGACTCCATCGACCAAAGTCCCTTAAATGATGACAAGTACCGTAAAACCACAGAGGACCTGGATGTTCTCTTCAAACGCTACGGA CAGTCGACGGCTCCTCAGACCTTCTCCATGCCAGTCACAGTCCAGGCGTCCAGTCAAGGCACACTGCAATTCAGTAACCCTGGCAACGCACTGGTAACTACCTCCTATGTAACATCATCGTCTCTCACGGATACCCACCTCCTGTCACCACAGCAACCAGCTCTTCAGAGAAACACGGTGTCTCCGGGGTTGCCACAGCGACCAGCGAGTGCGG GTGCTCTTCTGGGAGGTGACCTGAACAATTCAAATGGAGGATGCCCAAGTCCAGTCC CTAATGGATACAACAGTGCCAGGGCCTCCCCAGGCCTCCTCACCGTTTCCAACGGCAACAGTCTGGGGAAAGTAGCTCCAGCCAAgtctccacccccccctcccagcccCCAGATGGTCAACAGCCGCAAGCCAGACCTCCGAGTCATCACCTCACAGGGCGGAAAGAGCCTCATGCAGATG AACGCCCAGCGGCTGGCAGCCGGAGCCCAGGGGGCACAAACCCTCACCACGCCGGTGGTCTCCATAGCCACACCGAGCCTCCTGGCACAGGGGCTGCCCTTCTCCGCCATGCCCACGGCGTACAACACAG AGTACCAGCTGACCAGCGCGGACATCACCGCTTTACATGCTCTGGCGTCTCCTGGTGGCTTGTTGCCGACTTCATGGCAGCAGCAGGCTATTTCCCAGCaaccacagcaacagcagcaacaacagcaaacacagcaacagcagcagcagcagcaacttaATCTTGCATCACTCAGCAACTTGGT GCCGGTGACCCATATACCTCAAGGCGCCATGCTGACAGTCAACACCAACTCCAGCGTGAGCATCAAGTCTGAGCCCGTCTCGCCTGGCCGGGATCACGGCAGCGCCtgctctcttccctcctccaaCACACCGTCCTCGACTTCAGGGGGAGCCATCCTGACTGCACCGCCGCAGTACCCCGGCTCCCTGCTGTGCCTGGAGCCCCCGACAGGCCGCTCGCCTGCCAACAGCGTAAGCAGCAACGCCAGCTCCTTTGAAGGCAGCGATCGCGACGACACCGGTACAGGCGGCGGCGGGGGCGGCCCTGGAGGTGCAGGCGGAGGCGGTGGCTCTACGGGTTCAGCAAACCGCTCCTTGCCGCCTGACTTCAGCTCCTCGTCTGATCTCCTCAGGGTGTCGAACGATCCGGAGCAGGAGGGCGGAAACGTGAAGCGCATGAGATTGGACACCTGGGTCACATAG